The stretch of DNA CCCACCGCTTGGAGGAGATCGACGCCTGCTCCGCGGAGTGCGAGGTCCACATCGCGCAGCAGTGGCTCGACAAGCTTCCGTCGGCGTCCTACGACGAGCGTTACGTTCTCACCAGGGCCTCCAGGGACCGCATCCTCAACAAGCACGCCAGGCTCGGGTGCCAGGTCGTTCTCCAGCCCGAGCTGCAAGGTATGGTTGTTGCCGTCCCGGAGCCCAAGCCTTGGGACACCCCCTAGGTTGACAAGGCTCGTCTCTGTCGTCCCTTTCTCCACAAGGTTCGCTTGTGGTAGGAAAGCTTGGATTTTTATTGTTTTAATTCGAAAATAATGGTGATGACACTTGTTTTCCTATCATTTCAATGATCCTGTTATTCGATGAATGACTTCCTTTGTTGAAATTAGAATTCTACTTGTTCGCTTATATTTATTTGTGGTGAATAATTTTGATTGTAATGACCTAGGCGAATAATGCAAAATGTTTGATGAATTCCTCTCATTTGCTTATTTATAAAAATGTCTGATGAATCGATTGAAAAACTTTAAAATTGCTTCAATTTTAGAAGGATTATGATAATGGGTTATGTCATGATATTTTAAGGAAGAGTGATAGAAGGAAGTATAGAATGTGAGGAGAATGTTTTCTATAATTAGTTTGAATGTATACCTAAAAGTTCAACAATATAAACTATTTTATTTGTTGTGACTTTTAATGAAAAAagataaagagaagaaacaagatgtttcatatttattttagCATGGAAAAAACGTATGATAGAGTTCCAATAAATTGATTATAGAGACTTCAGAAATGAAAGGGGTATCCAAATGATTATACTGATGCAATAAAGATAATGTGTGATAGAATTATAGTTACTACTGTTGGGAAAAAAACATATGATAAGAGTTTCCATAAATTGATTGTACAAACTTAAGAAATGAAAGGGTATCCTAATGATTGTATTGATGCAATAAAGATAATGTGTGATAGAATAGTCACTACTGTTGTGATTATGGGAAGTGTGTAGCAAGTTTTTTTACAATCACAGGTTTGCACTACTGATCACAATCGATCTTTTCATATTAGTAAAGATCTTACCAATCATATTGTTAGACATCCATTGTGTACTAGTGTAGGCCTCCATCTTGTATTCTTTTGATGTTGTCGTTTTGCTTGATGAGGCATGGATTTAAATTTGACATATATAGAGAGGGCATTAGAGTCTACTATaggtttaaaactaattaaaactTAGACACAATATATGAAATGTTGTAATACTAAGAGAAGAATTGAAATTGATGGATAAAAGTTTTTGTTGATAAAACTTTTAGGTGTCTTGAGTTCCCTCTTGAATGTATTATTCAATATGCAGAAGAGACTGATGAAGACAATGTTCTAAAAATATAAATGGTATCAAGGATCACCGTTTCGAGTACAGGATCCATTTTAGTGATTTGATCGGATTGGTATACTAGTTAATACCAGTGTTCCATGTGTTGATACACCGGTACATATCAACGTttcaaagaggaagaaaaaggagaagaggaagcatgggtggaggaagaagagaaagcggtggagaagaagaagaagcggcaGAGAAGAGATGAGAGTCTACCTTGGAAGAAGGAATGCAGCGACAACAGCGTTGGCAATGGCATCATGAACCAGCAACGGTGACAACGGCGGTGGTAGCAATCAATGTTGGATGCGAGACGAGGGCTCACAAATACTTTCTATTttagttttttcctttttttaatgcTGAGTTGGATCGGCTCCACTACTATTTTaaggtttatttatttatttatttttttttttgagttggaCCAGGCTACCCGAAACAGGGGTGGTCCATGTCCGGACCAGTATATATTGTCTGTTTTGTACTGTTTCAGGTGGTATGACAATCCTTGAATGGGATGTTTAAAAAGTAAAAGGGAGTGAAGAGTTTTGTGTGATCATACTGTGCCCCTTATATGTATAAGATAATTGTAAAGCCAGTTGTGCTTTATGGATTGAAATGTTGAAGCCTGAGAAACAACTCATACAGAGTTGGGTAACCAAAAATGATGATGTTAGGTGGATGTGCAGAGCTACTAGAGtagataaaataagaaatatttaataGTTAGATGATATAAAATGAGGAACAAGATCAAAAGAGACCTGCGAATCTATGATTAAATAAGGTTGTGCTGGAAGAGAGAGGAAAAACTACTCCAACTTTACCTGAAACTGTACTAGAAACAATATAAAGAGGTATGAGCACACTTGACTTCACTAGGTATACCACTATACACAGCTCAGTGGCCCTAAAGGATTTGTGCAGCCTACCCCAAATAGTTTAGATTATATTGCGTTGCATGATTGTCTAGTAGATTCTTGATTTTTGCTTCACGTGGCAACTAGGTTGAGAGATTTCTTTTTCCTCCTGACCATGTCtcagtaacaaaaaaaaaattgcacaGAAGACTACCTCTAATTTCTTTTGCATTCTTTTAATAGTTGTTACATGTTCGAGATTTTACATCCGTTCtcaggaaatcttatctacttaaaCATGCTTCATTCAGAGTCATAAATCTTCGACATTGTTTACCTGACAGGTTTGTGGAGTCCCCAGCTACTACATTAAATGGTTCTTCTGCATCAACTTTGTATTCTCGATCAAACGTTGTTTACTCTGCCAATTATTTTTCATTCCGATTTGGCTCTATGGTTGGCATATTTTTCTCTTAGTCCTTGGATTAAGCCTTTCAATTTTGGACTTTGCAGCGGCAGTAGGTAGTTCTATTTTTATCAGTGAATATATGTAGATTTGTGTTTTCCTGCTGACTTACTCTAGGCTTCAGAACAGCATTTGAAGGTACCTTGGAGGATGCTGTAGTTCTTTAGCTCATAGGTGTTTGGTGGCATGAAAAATGATTTCTTGATCTCTGTTCCTGAAGTTTCTTTCCATATATgtgttttctctctcttttttctttagCTTTTTTTGTTAATAACTGTCAGATATTTTCAGTAAATCTATTTTAATCTTGAAATCCGTGATTTTAGCTTTGTTAACTTTAGTTAGTCATGTTACAATAGATGCTTCAAGAAAAAAGAGTAATCTTTCTGTCTTCTGATATAAATTATCATTGGATGTAAGAGTCTGTAAGGTTGTTAAATTAGATGCCAATAGTTATTACCGTCAGAAAGCCCAAGCCCAAGATATGTTTTTGATCGCGGCTTTGAGACGGTAGACCTGTGGTTGAACTATATCAATCTCTATTGACTTTAATGTTTGTTACTTACGTTAGGTGAAGGTAGACCTGTGGTTGAACTATATCAATCTCTATTGACTTTAATGTTTGTTACTTACCTTAGGTGAAGAGTTAAAATCCTCGTGATAATTCTACATCAACAAGCGCCTTTGCTTTTTCGGTATACTAATATCAAGGTAATTATAATTGTCACATTTTATGTTTCGTGAGGTGTATCTAATTATTAGTTGGCCCGTCGGTAATGACGGAATCAGTTTGCTTTTACCGTTTTATTGAATGCTAAACTGTTCATGATTAATTCAATATTTCCTGTTGTCGTCTATGCTCGAAAGACTTTTTTTTGGCATCGTCAGTTCTCACGTTATTACATGCCATGCTACGCCTTATGATGACTAAGCTGTATGTGGACTTTTTGTAACTCGTACATAACAAGGGAGATCGATCTATGGTTTGTACCTTTGTACTTAACACGAACATAACATTTCTAACATCTTACAATTCACATAAAAAACAAAACCACATTTGAAGTATAAAGGAGGCGTGAGAGATAATAACACAACTCTTTATAGGTAGGCAAACCTTCAACTAGTTGACCAAATTAATGCAAGCTTGAAAAGAAGTTGAAAGAGCATAAATTGTAATCAATTCTTGCTCAGGTTAACAAACTGGAATGACATCATCGTAACAAAGTATTCCACTAAACCTTGTCTTGTACCTGACCAAAGTCTCACAAATGTGGGTGCAAAGCTGATTACCATGATCCCTCAGCTCCCTTGCTTGGGTTTTGGAAGGCAGAGAAACCCCAATAGGTCTTCAGGGCATATGGCTGAGAGATGGTCACCCCTTCATCGGTTATCTTCGCAATCTGCAATCACAGTTAAGACATGAACAAAGATGCTACATAAGACATGTAAAGTATATCCGATGCTGGAAATTGTCAAAATTATTGGTGAGGATTAATGAACAAATCATATATGCCACATAGCACAGACATGTAAAGTAAAATTTCAGACTTGTAAGATTTATATGCAACTAGTCCTTTTAACAAACTGTTTGAAGTTATATTAGAGTTAAAAAACAATAAGACATGCTCGATGCTAACGGAAACACCAAACAGACAGGTCATCCTTATAAAGTAGGCACTCAAttgcagcaaatgtgaatttccaatattgaaaaataaaaaataataggaGAGCATTAGGATATAGAAAAAACATGCAGTGTTAACTGGAGTTGCATCAACCTCCATCAGTCATCTCGGACGGTGTAAGACACCTTGACACTCTTTTcagctcaaatatcatccaagatGGTATGAGTGCAATCTTTGTATCTATAGGACTCATAAATATCTATAAAATTATCTTCTAAAGTTTCACAATTTTAAATATGGCAATTTAGTTTTCTCCTACGTGTCCCGTTCTCTATTTTGTCATCATGAGAAATCAAAGTATTAGTTATGCATCTGAATCCAATTCATATCTTCTTATCCATTAAACGCAGGCTACAATAAGAAACACAATCTATTACATTCTATTAAAGCATGTTTTCCACAGTCAACCAACGTCAGATAATAACTGATATGCATGCATATGGGATCATGCAACATGCACTGAAAGCCATGGTAGATTGTGACCGACCATTTGAATAAGGATTGTGGCACTTATATGTGAAATTATCAATTTCAACTGGAACTGCATTGCATCAAATATGAATCTTTGGTTCCGTGCACACAGGATATGTGTTAACAAGGAAAGTATTTTGTTACACATAAGGACATCAAATAGGACTTGCAAATAGTAACTAGGGCAAGGCTTGATGCTGCATGAACCAAGGTCTAACTGCACAAAGGCTGGACCGACAAAAGTAAGTGACAATGATGTCTAAGCAAGCATCATGAGATAATTCTGGAAGGTCACTACCACTATTTACTTAGATGAAAAGATCTAGTTGAATCGAACCCTAATCCATTCATGTTTGCTCTCCCCCTCTCTTTGGAAAATGTCTCTTTCTAAATGAATGTGTTCATCTCGATTCATTCCCTACTGTCACTTAGACACACTGGATCAAGTTCATCGGATCTACAACGTATCTCTATCTACACCATTTAACACCCTCTAATCATACTTCCATTTGTCAGTTTCAGTCTCCACCACCACAACTATCTTTCTCTAGTCTTCCTCTTCCCATACTCTACCGTGTGAGCTTAATGAAACctgtttgttctctctctctctctcacacacacacacacacaagcatacaattaatataatgaagTTCCAACTGAAATACTAATGACAACAGACAAAATCATGGGCAGGGGAAAATCATACCTGAAACTTATTAATTGCTGATCTATCACGATATAAGAGCACAAGCAAGCACTTCTCCAGCAACTTAACAGCCTCTTCAAAGCTCAAATCCTCACGCCATTCAGCACGAAGTATTGGCCTTGCAAGATGATTTCCAAATCCAGTAGCAACATGATTGTCCTCAAAATGTGTGCCAATCATGCCAACCTAAATTTTATCAAGCATTTCACACTTAAGATAAGAGTCAGGACTAAAGACATTCACTATAGAAACAGGGACATACCATGCCAAGATACTTCTGGCCATTCTTCACTCCACCAAGAACAAGTGAATTCCAAAGAGGATTGAACTTATTACGCCTGTTATACATCACCCGAGTGAGGTAGTTGTGAACCTCCTTTGGACCAAGCGAATTCCCATCATCCCACATGTTATCATACAGGCTGAAGAAAAATAACATATGCCACTTAATTCAACGAAAATATCAATAGAAACAAGCATTTGATGTTAGTTTAACATAAAGATCAATAATACATTTTCAGAAACTTCTTGACCAATAAAAAATAGAAGATGATGACTATTCTACACTTATGGCATGTCTTTTTCAGTTTGAGATCAAGTTCTTACATGAGCTCATCAAGATAACGCAAAATCTCCTGGAAATCACTGATTTCTCCACTTGCTCCAAGAAGAGAATGTTTACCAATGTGTTTTATACGCTCTACACTCTTGTATCGTAAAGTGGATCCATAGGAACCTGCAGGACATAAACAGTCATAAGCTTATGAATGCAAGTAGTTCAAACTTCAGAGCAAATATAAAAGCAGTGAAAATTGATGGTATTATCTACAACATCACATCATATTCTGTTTCTTTTTTTGTAAGGGGTAAATGGTGCTCTAAACTAAGAGTGTTTCAATTCTTCTAACAAAAGGAAGCCAAaacttgtttttttctttttaacataTGCTATTATTGCATTTATTCCCAAATATCTATTATTTGtatttgatgatgaaaatttttGAGTGCTGCCTCAACAGATTATCTATAAGTTGATTTTCCCAAGAGGTTCAATATTTGAGCAGCTTTTGCAATTTTCCACAGTTTTTGATAGCTTATTGTTTACTTTTTGGACAAACAAATTTTCTCCTCTCGCCCACAGTGCATCAAATGTTGCATGAGATTGGCCCATTTGAAGTTGCCATCATATGACCTATTTATATTAGCAACACAGTGAACTTGTCAACAAATACGATATTACCACATCCAGCATGATAATTGTTTGGTTTCATTATGTGCTCCTTACCACTTTCTCTATTTAATTTGGCCTAGCCTATTTCAAAAGATCTACTTGCTTTCTTAATGTCAATATTAGTAGTACCAGAGCAATTCATATCCAATTGGCATTAGATAAGGTCATTTCTTGCATGACCCTTGATTAGTTAATAATTAAACTAGAAGACATCAATAACAAACTAGATTCCAAGGTTCTTAATTCTGGGCATACCACCAGGTACAGTCCGATGTTCGTGGGTCCAACATGGGACTGTCATATGGACCGGGCGATATCATGCAGTTCATTAAGGGTTGGGTGCATACAACCTTGAAGCTATTGCTATCAATCACATACTCCTTAGCTTCATCCTTCTCCTTCTActcctcctcccttcttctttccttctttctctctAGTCAAGTAAGTATCAACCTGCACATAGTGTTGATACTTCAAATGCATAACAATACTATCCTGGTCTAGCCATTGATCATGGACCAAAATTTTGAACCTTGTTTGATCCAAtgtgtatttatttctttttgcaTTCTGTTTGTTCTTCTCACTGTTATCTAGCCATTGTGTGGATGTCTCCTTTTCATATGAGATTAACTGTGGTTGTTATTGGTAGTCtaaaccaaggattttaatttcgaatgatactgccCATACCAGGCATACGTACCAATCCGCCAGGAGACCGCTACGCGGACCACTCGCTACCGAGTGGTATCAACCTGGCTAcagcgagggaagaagaagcattgagggagaagagggagaagacgtTCAAAGAATCGGGAGAAGATCGATGCTTCTCGATCAAGcgtcgccctccctcgacgatcccgattcaAGAGGTAACGGAGAGGCAGCGGCTCAACTTCTTCTTCGCCGCGTTCTTCGTCGAAGGCCGAAGATGCCTATGACCTTCGTCGTGTTCTTCGCCAAGGGCCAGAGACATCTGCGACCTTCGATGTCTTCGCcgaactgtcacgaacggtcgtcgcgcacccgcaacaactccgttcaacgaaccgttcgtcgctcacacccgcatgtacagctgcttgacagcatgttttcttatggttttgggtcattttgcttgtaaatatgtaagtttgaacaagctgcagcgttgcaaagcgaccgttcaccgaaccgagcaaaacagccccaaaacagcccaaaacggctccgttttcgcgtgccgcgggaggtgagcggagtgctgcctccgctcaccaaaatgtcagccagctcagaccccaggaaccccccgggtggcacatggctggatggggcttcggttatataccgggcgtagacactctttcgcaagttcgcacgtgacctttacgggaacttggtgttgcgtccgggaccaggtgagcggctgtttgtgggcttgcagctgttcgttcatccttgaaagccttgtttttccccctctccctcttttctcttgtgcacacaaggtgttcgacgaattgcttgtaaagctttccttttcgcgagacttcgggacttgtccgttgctcgttctttcgatctaactctctttctcttttacaggtccttcgggacctgcgagaggttacaaagtgggctgatccttgcggagcaagatcgcaagggcgaagcgcgacttaggcaacgcaagctaagttcgcgtctttgccgcaagagtgactcgcgacttaggcaacgcaagctaagttcgcgtctttggccgcaagggtgccgcacgccttaggcaattccagctaaggtcgtgacagaacgCCGCAAATGAGGAGAAGACCGCATCTTCTAATATAACGCAACGAGGACAATAAAAAGGAGGCAACATACGCCTCcttttctattttttataattttcatatttttatacgttgattttttttatttttatataccgAACGATACACCCTAGCGCACTGCTCGATACACACGTACCATACCATATCGAGCAAAGCTCAAAACTCCGATACGgtatgaaattacgaaccttggtttaAACAACAATAATATCAGGCTTTCAACATACTCAGCTAAGATATTGATATAACTAAAGCTTCAACTTCACCAGGACATGTCCAACAAACTAGAAAGACTAAATTTCAAACATTACATTTGTGGTATTCGTGTTTTACAATTTTGACCCTTGTATTATAAAACTTTTCACCACATCCTAATAGTTTGCACTGTTTAGCATAGAGAAATCACTGTTAGCTCTTCTACAGTTTTTCTTGTTATTCCCATTGCCATCTTAAATTCTCAACCTGGTCCTGTAAGCTTGGTCCAAGGAGGAAGTGTTAAAAAATAGACTTAGTCATCAAATCCTAGCCTAGAATTTTTAAACAAGGTTGACCACAGAGGAAATAAACTggggaagggaaggagaggagggaGGGGTCTGGGAGGAATGTCATGAAAAGATAATCCAAACAGTGATAAGAATAGAGGGAAAACTAGGCATTACCTCCCATGTCAGCAGCCAAAATAAcaccatctttatatttcatgCCTATCACTGATGTACCAGTCACATACGGATACCTGTCAAAAGGTTTCACATGTTCAAGATTGTATCATAACATGGTTGCATCGAGTAAAGAAGATTATATGAAACAAGTAAAAAAATTGGCAGAAATGATCACAAAATATTAGGTCAAACATGAATCTAAAATGCATATTGCGCAAGTGCATAGCATATCAAAACAGAAATGCATGTAGTGACATAAATTGAGCAGCATTTCATGCTAAGAATTTCCAACTCATACAAGCATCTGCTATAGGAGCGGATGTCTCAGCATAAAATACTGCATGTTTAGGTTACCTAGTTTTGCTGGCTGAATTTGCAATATAATACATCCAATAAAAAGAGAAATAATTATGATAAAAGTTTCGAGTTCATCATATCTAACTCATCTATGAAGCATGGCTCAGATGCAGATCTAACTATCACACTTAGTAAAGGAGCAAAAAGGATGCGTTGTTAAGTGCCATAAGAATCTGAAATCTAGAAGATAATTTCAATAATAATCTGTGTCAATATACCGAAAACTAATTAGAAACAATTATGAAAGGGTTTAATGAGTGTCAGACTCAGATACATATCCAACAAGTGGTCACAATTCACTTGAGAGTGCAGAGAAATTTGTTGATTGATGTGTTCAAGGCTTCAACCTACAAATCCTTCTTATACTAGATGACATAGCCATTTAAAATGCAGCAAAAATTTTCCGAAAAAAATTACTCGACCCGAGTTATGTGGCAAGGTGTTAAGAAATCCTAAGATGATAGAAGCAAACGCATCACGCTCGTTCCAAAGAAAATGACCGCATCAATCAATCCTGCTTCTTAcgatatatccactaactattttaACACGCCTAAAAGCCATCTTCTTCAGCTCGATAGCCACCACTAGTCACAGATGGGGGTGGGCGCGGCGCGGGATCGATCCACTGATAGAACATGGAAAGGAAAAGGCAGAGCAAGGACCACACGAGATGGGTAGACATAAATTTTTGTCAGCCGATCAGCTCCCACTGGGAACAACACCAACAGTACAAGATCTACCCTAAACACCACCACGCAGCAGcgtaaactcattcaaatcattcgCCCAAAGAACTCAATCATGCGTATcccacaaaagaaaaaataaaaaaagggagcGATTGCAAGATCCATACAAGGTCCTTTCAGTTCCATTTTCCGAGATCGCCGAGTCCTTCACGGCCACCACCTGCAATCAAGAAACCAACTCGAATTCAACGAACTCGAAGAACCGAAGGGAATAAGGAAAACAAGCTGACCTCCATGCCGTTCGCGCGATGGATTGCAAGTCGTTCCAAAGGAAGGGGAGCAGAACAAGGTCGGTGTTTAGGGTTCGCCGATGCGGGCTGGCCAAGGGGGAACGGCGTAGTAATTAAAGGGAAGCAGCATCGGCTTGGAGATCAAGAAAGGTTGGTTGGGCCGGTTCTGGGCCGGACCTAACTAGATTATATCGAATCTATTGGGCTCATCTTGGACTTGAGCCTACGTTCTCTAAATTATATTTattctattttattatattataaaaattaatgtatatatatatatatatatatatatatatatatatattcaactttTGACCCATTGAGTCAAACGGATTGACCTCCGATCCTATTCCAAATAATTTTAAGCCAAATTATTTCATGATTTTAAGCTATGATTGGAATCAGAGTTACGATCTAAATGATCTGCATGTAGAGACTTGGTTATTTAGAGTAGTATTTTAAGCTTTGTACTGAGACTTCTCTCCGTGGTAAAGAAAGAAACCAAAGCTAATGTTATATTACATTTTGTAGAGTAGCATTGACGTGTGAAGATGTCGACTGCTCTCCATCCTTCGTCAGTGCTTGGAGGTGCAGCTGCTGGCCAACAGCACCCCGGCGGGCGGCGCACCCACGACGATGTTGCAGTGGCGCCGCGTCCGGAACGTGTAGTGCAACCAGCCGCCAATATCGGACCGCGTCCGGAACGAGGCCACCACCTTCATTGCATGCCTGTTCCCGATCTCCCCCGCACGCCAGGCCTCCGCCGCGTCGGCCGGCAGCGCCACACTGCTCGACACCATGCGCACGTAGCGCAGCACCGCCtccctcctccgctcgcggaacGGCCCCAGGCCCTGCGTCGCGATCAGGACGCTGCGGAAGTACAGGTCCAGCTGCACCTGGCCGAATCTCAAGTCCACCTTCTGGTTGGGGTTGGAGAAGTTGGCGAGGACGGAGAGGTCGGCGTTGAGGAGGCCGCCGCCGTCGAGGATGGCGCCGTTGAGGTTGGCGCTGGAGATCTCGAGTTGGGGGCCCTTGGGCCTGACGACGAGGTACACGATGAGGATGGCGAGGCCGGCGAGGATGATAGCGACCCACAGCAGCGTGCAGCATGCGCCTACGAGCCAAAAGGCTGGGTGCGTCGGTTGCGGCCGGGTGAGGAACTCGGAAGGCCGATGAACCCGAGGCACCCGCCGTTCCTGTTGGTGATGCGAGTGGTTTGCTTGGTTTCCGCCATGcatggtgggggggggggggtgggtgaagacTGAGCAGTAGTCGaggagggaggaaggagaagaagat from Musa acuminata AAA Group cultivar baxijiao chromosome BXJ2-11, Cavendish_Baxijiao_AAA, whole genome shotgun sequence encodes:
- the LOC135626433 gene encoding proteasome subunit beta type-4-like, which translates into the protein MEVVAVKDSAISENGTERTLYPYVTGTSVIGMKYKDGVILAADMGGSYGSTLRYKSVERIKHIGKHSLLGASGEISDFQEILRYLDELILYDNMWDDGNSLGPKEVHNYLTRVMYNRRNKFNPLWNSLVLGGVKNGQKYLGMVGMIGTHFEDNHVATGFGNHLARPILRAEWREDLSFEEAVKLLEKCLLVLLYRDRSAINKFQIAKITDEGVTISQPYALKTYWGFSAFQNPSKGAEGSW
- the LOC103971571 gene encoding uncharacterized protein At1g08160-like is translated as MHGGNQANHSHHQQERRVPRVHRPSEFLTRPQPTHPAFWLVGACCTLLWVAIILAGLAILIVYLVVRPKGPQLEISSANLNGAILDGGGLLNADLSVLANFSNPNQKVDLRFGQVQLDLYFRSVLIATQGLGPFRERRREAVLRYVRMVSSSVALPADAAEAWRAGEIGNRHAMKVVASFRTRSDIGGWLHYTFRTRRHCNIVVGAPPAGVLLASSCTSKH